The following are encoded together in the Alphaproteobacteria bacterium genome:
- the rsmG gene encoding 16S rRNA (guanine(527)-N(7))-methyltransferase RsmG produces MAGFFTEDDFLTATEVSAEVMGKLRHYHAKLLEWNPKINLVSASTLDEAWQRHFMDSAQLYPVYRHSGDQNTTLADMGSGAGFPGMVLAIMGAPNVTLIERDVRKAAFLRTIAAETKTKINLLNLDIKDVTLKFDVITSRALADLSELLEMSEHIRKPSTHCLFLKGKNLDAELVKAQKDWTMAVRKMESVTDNEAYIIRLTELKRISP; encoded by the coding sequence ATGGCTGGCTTTTTCACCGAAGATGATTTCTTAACAGCGACCGAAGTATCCGCAGAGGTCATGGGGAAGCTGCGCCATTATCATGCGAAATTATTGGAATGGAACCCGAAGATTAATTTGGTTTCAGCAAGCACCCTTGATGAAGCATGGCAGCGCCATTTCATGGATAGCGCTCAGCTTTACCCTGTTTACCGCCATTCAGGTGATCAAAACACAACCCTTGCCGATATGGGCAGCGGCGCCGGCTTTCCCGGTATGGTGCTGGCGATTATGGGAGCACCCAACGTGACCCTGATTGAAAGGGATGTAAGGAAAGCCGCGTTTCTTCGTACCATCGCCGCTGAAACCAAAACCAAGATTAACTTGCTGAACCTCGATATCAAGGACGTGACCCTTAAATTTGATGTGATTACCAGCAGGGCTTTGGCTGATCTTTCCGAGCTGCTGGAAATGTCGGAACATATCCGTAAACCATCCACACATTGCTTGTTTTTAAAGGGGAAAAACCTTGACGCTGAACTCGTAAAAGCGCAAAAAGATTGGACAATGGCGGTGCGCAAAATGGAAAGCGTGACCGACAATGAAGCCTATATAATCAGGCTTACGGAATTGAAACGAATATCGCCTTAG
- a CDS encoding AAA family ATPase: protein MVETFPNCRIIALANQKGGVGKTTTAVNLATALAAVGKKVLVVDADPQGNASTGFGIMRSKRGMGTYELLAAEARVSEVAQATIIPNLSIVTSSTALAGAEIELVSAEQREYRLRNGLEEARDTYDFVLIDCPPSLNMLTLNALVAADDVLVPLQCEFYALEGVSQLVRTIERVKQAFNPDLEIEGVVLTMYDKRNGLSATVEHDVREFFGEKVFETVIPRNVRVSEAPSHGKPVLVYDLKCPGSQAYMHLAREVLLRDRAMLAQKKSSHEQRVA from the coding sequence TTGGTTGAGACTTTTCCGAACTGTCGCATTATCGCATTAGCAAATCAAAAAGGCGGCGTTGGTAAAACCACAACCGCGGTCAATCTTGCAACGGCCCTTGCTGCGGTTGGCAAAAAAGTACTGGTCGTGGATGCCGACCCCCAAGGCAACGCATCAACCGGTTTTGGCATTATGCGCTCCAAGCGCGGCATGGGTACGTATGAATTGCTCGCTGCCGAAGCGCGGGTGAGTGAAGTTGCACAAGCAACCATCATTCCGAATTTATCTATCGTTACATCCTCCACCGCGCTTGCTGGCGCGGAAATCGAATTGGTTTCTGCTGAACAGCGTGAATACCGATTGCGCAACGGGTTGGAAGAAGCGCGTGATACCTATGATTTTGTACTGATTGATTGCCCGCCGTCACTTAACATGCTCACGCTTAACGCACTCGTTGCAGCCGATGACGTGCTGGTGCCTTTGCAATGCGAGTTTTATGCATTGGAAGGTGTATCGCAATTGGTGCGCACCATTGAACGCGTAAAGCAGGCATTTAATCCTGATCTGGAAATCGAAGGCGTGGTACTGACCATGTATGACAAGCGCAACGGGCTTTCGGCCACGGTTGAACATGATGTGCGCGAATTTTTCGGCGAGAAGGTTTTTGAAACGGTTATTCCGCGCAATGTGCGTGTATCCGAAGCGCCTTCGCACGGCAAACCGGTTCTGGTGTATGATTTGAAATGCCCCGGCAGCCAAGCCTATATGCACCTTGCGCGTGAAGTGTTGCTGCGCGACCGCGCCATGCTGGCACAAAAGAAATCAAGTCACGAACAACGCGTCGCCTAA
- a CDS encoding ParB/RepB/Spo0J family partition protein, producing MNAPISQQNNPAKPARLGKGLSAIFADEDPTAPDQTGNPRTLPVTQIYPNAKQPRKIFDKAALDDLTASIKEKGILQPILVRPHPDKSNAYEIVAGERRWRASQQAQLHEVPVIIRDIKDRDALEFALIENMQRDDLTPMEEAETFQRLTSEFGHSQEEIGTALGKSRTYIANTLRLLQLPDAVKQLMRDHKTLTASHARALLSAKNPLALANEVVQSGLSVRQTENLAKTSHDEKGIAAGEGGKRKPQLQLPKTARKGSAVQRGQAARTITSNDSADIKALEREVSSWLGLKVALTQKGDGGKLLIEYQTLDQLEDVLKRLSIPPKE from the coding sequence ATGAACGCCCCCATTTCCCAACAGAACAATCCCGCCAAGCCAGCGCGTTTAGGCAAGGGTCTATCAGCGATTTTTGCCGATGAAGATCCAACCGCACCTGACCAAACCGGCAATCCGCGTACATTGCCCGTTACCCAGATTTACCCCAACGCCAAACAGCCGCGTAAGATTTTTGACAAGGCTGCACTGGATGATTTAACCGCGAGCATCAAGGAAAAGGGCATTTTGCAACCCATTTTGGTGCGCCCGCATCCTGATAAATCGAATGCCTATGAAATCGTGGCCGGTGAACGCCGCTGGCGCGCATCGCAGCAAGCGCAATTGCATGAAGTGCCGGTAATTATCCGCGACATCAAAGACCGCGATGCGCTGGAATTCGCGCTGATTGAAAACATGCAGCGCGATGATTTAACGCCGATGGAAGAAGCAGAAACCTTCCAGCGGTTGACATCCGAATTCGGCCACAGCCAGGAAGAGATTGGTACGGCGCTGGGTAAATCACGTACCTATATCGCCAACACGCTTCGCTTGCTGCAATTGCCTGATGCAGTAAAGCAATTGATGCGCGATCATAAAACACTGACCGCAAGCCATGCGCGCGCATTGCTTTCGGCGAAAAACCCGCTGGCACTAGCCAATGAAGTGGTGCAAAGCGGATTATCGGTGCGCCAGACCGAAAACCTTGCCAAGACCAGCCATGATGAAAAAGGCATAGCGGCGGGCGAGGGCGGCAAGCGTAAACCGCAACTGCAACTGCCGAAAACGGCACGCAAAGGCAGCGCGGTACAACGTGGCCAAGCCGCGCGCACCATTACCAGCAATGACAGCGCCGATATTAAAGCACTGGAGCGTGAAGTATCCTCATGGCTCGGGCTTAAAGTCGCGCTCACCCAAAAGGGGGATGGCGGCAAATTGCTGATTGAATATCAGACGCTGGACCAGTTGGAAGACGTGCTGAAACGCCTTTCAATTCCACCTAAGGAATAG
- a CDS encoding Smr/MutS family protein yields MKKKSYLTDEDRALWKHATSVIEPHKKTEKHQKKRQHKADAEPELPPSTKSSHEAFKKKWHAIAHTPIAKPAVKKAPHELPAIAADVFSNIKHKKRTIDARLDLHGLTQDTAYRKAIAFIAQSVARGLKTVLIITGKGSASNSEGVLQKNLSRWLAAHAASAQHISGIAPAPRELGGAGAFIITLKKR; encoded by the coding sequence ATGAAAAAGAAATCGTATTTAACGGATGAAGACCGCGCGTTGTGGAAGCATGCGACGTCAGTGATCGAGCCGCACAAGAAAACCGAAAAGCATCAGAAAAAACGCCAACACAAAGCGGACGCAGAGCCGGAATTGCCACCTTCCACCAAATCATCACACGAAGCGTTCAAGAAAAAGTGGCACGCGATAGCCCATACGCCCATTGCAAAACCCGCAGTTAAAAAAGCACCACACGAATTACCCGCTATTGCGGCCGATGTATTTTCAAACATCAAACACAAGAAACGCACCATCGATGCACGGCTGGACCTGCACGGACTAACGCAGGATACGGCATATCGCAAAGCCATCGCCTTCATCGCGCAAAGTGTTGCGCGCGGTTTAAAAACTGTTCTGATTATTACGGGAAAAGGCAGTGCTTCGAATAGCGAAGGTGTATTGCAGAAGAACTTATCACGATGGCTTGCTGCACATGCGGCAAGCGCACAGCATATTTCAGGCATAGCGCCCGCGCCGCGCGAATTAGGCGGTGCGGGTGCGTTTATTATCACCCTAAAGAAGCGTTAG
- a CDS encoding outer membrane beta-barrel protein — protein sequence MPILPKKLLLKSVSILALSFFTPFIFSAPVLAQNYSASNIDPYGYGTVPLPPPQPQSMMMPSFQAQQGYAPLNQYSGQYGSQYGSQGAVSYGQATPHPVTTAQYGVVPTYLPATRISSYGTTTPQASSVGYVVNGGQAGAQPQPYGAAPNAQQTPYSQSMTAPAGSGYVQTQAYAYGGQAPTASAPNYSAGYQAPSVSVQPPSYQPPSMTTPAVTAQVPVTTYPSPTYSAPAGSITASPTYDGTSSTQSSYQVASNAPVSAPSYTAPNYGYQSPADAQPQYAQVPVGQDAAQQSQAQAYTYASQQPAQGYAPQGYTTQTQIYSPSTAFAVQQDSYPQPTASAASTRSGDASMAFDPTTSSPWYLAIRSGLTIPQGTSFNFGGSKVEQEFETGWQLGTAAGYEFKSFNSWLAPRAEIELTYDQALVDSHKIGATKFTDPAAYGFVRSLDLMANGYLDFRANRYLSPYLGGGIGLGYSDFDRLGTGPTGVVMDDNDVGFVWQMMAGLGINLSNSSMVDFGYRYQQNTGLTLKAGDGTSTTTDLSKHVIMIGFRNNL from the coding sequence ATGCCCATCCTGCCAAAAAAATTATTACTCAAATCCGTTTCTATTTTAGCGCTTTCATTTTTCACCCCCTTTATTTTTAGTGCGCCTGTTCTCGCACAAAATTATTCGGCATCGAATATCGACCCTTATGGCTATGGCACTGTTCCATTGCCACCGCCACAACCCCAATCCATGATGATGCCATCGTTTCAAGCGCAACAAGGTTATGCGCCGCTCAATCAATATTCGGGCCAATATGGTTCACAATATGGTTCACAAGGCGCCGTTAGCTATGGCCAAGCAACGCCGCATCCAGTAACAACCGCGCAATACGGTGTTGTTCCAACCTATCTTCCTGCAACACGCATCTCATCCTATGGCACAACTACGCCGCAAGCATCCAGCGTGGGCTATGTTGTAAATGGCGGCCAAGCAGGCGCGCAGCCACAACCCTATGGTGCCGCACCAAACGCACAACAAACCCCATATTCACAATCTATGACCGCACCTGCAGGTTCGGGCTATGTGCAAACCCAAGCTTACGCGTACGGTGGTCAAGCGCCAACAGCAAGCGCACCGAATTATTCTGCGGGCTATCAAGCACCATCGGTTAGCGTGCAACCTCCAAGCTACCAGCCGCCATCCATGACCACGCCGGCTGTAACCGCACAAGTTCCAGTTACAACTTATCCAAGCCCGACCTATTCAGCGCCAGCCGGCAGCATCACGGCGTCGCCGACCTATGACGGCACTTCGTCCACCCAGTCATCCTATCAGGTGGCATCGAACGCGCCTGTGTCCGCGCCATCCTACACTGCGCCAAATTACGGCTATCAATCGCCAGCGGATGCACAGCCGCAATATGCGCAAGTACCCGTTGGACAAGACGCTGCGCAGCAGTCACAGGCGCAAGCCTATACCTATGCCTCGCAGCAACCCGCACAAGGTTATGCACCGCAAGGCTATACAACCCAGACGCAAATCTATTCGCCGTCCACAGCATTTGCTGTTCAGCAAGACAGCTATCCGCAACCAACAGCATCGGCTGCGTCAACGCGGTCCGGCGATGCATCCATGGCGTTTGATCCAACCACCAGCAGCCCATGGTATCTCGCCATTCGCTCTGGCCTTACCATTCCGCAAGGCACCAGTTTCAATTTCGGTGGAAGCAAAGTGGAACAGGAATTTGAAACCGGTTGGCAGCTTGGCACCGCCGCAGGTTACGAGTTCAAATCATTCAATAGCTGGCTTGCGCCGCGCGCTGAAATCGAGCTGACCTATGATCAGGCCTTGGTTGACAGCCATAAAATTGGTGCAACCAAATTCACCGACCCTGCTGCATATGGGTTTGTGCGCAGCCTTGATTTAATGGCCAATGGTTATCTTGATTTCCGCGCTAACCGCTATCTCTCGCCCTACCTTGGCGGCGGTATCGGTTTGGGCTACAGCGATTTTGATCGCCTTGGTACCGGCCCAACCGGCGTGGTGATGGATGATAATGATGTCGGCTTTGTATGGCAGATGATGGCAGGGCTCGGTATCAACCTTTCCAACAGCTCAATGGTTGATTTCGGTTACCGTTATCAGCAGAACACCGGTTTGACCCTGAAAGCAGGCGATGGAACCTCTACAACAACCGATTTAAGCAAGCACGTCATCATGATTGGCTTCCGCAATAATCTTTAA
- a CDS encoding MltA domain-containing protein: protein MATDFRKFLKKVSWNDVPHVPEAGLIPYRVVDEHGATKGLFTGYFEPLLRGSRTKKHPYIHAVYRAPSVTPKVTRRDVANGALDGQNLELLYTDDAVDLFFAHVQGSAAVLLHDEDCDRSPASLCERSLAASEHIVRIGFAAKSGHPYTAIGKTLKDMGAFQTSSGPLPITMQSIKAWLRANPEQQVDVFCSNASFIFFKMIDGAGPIGASGEVLTPEASLAIDDSTWPYGLDVIVATTHPIEQNKPFIRKLRTADKGSAIRGTIRGDIYFGSGDAAGALAGAMNAQGEMWVLLPD from the coding sequence GTGGCGACAGATTTCAGGAAATTTCTAAAAAAAGTTTCTTGGAATGATGTTCCGCATGTGCCCGAGGCGGGGTTGATCCCGTACCGCGTTGTTGATGAACATGGCGCAACAAAAGGCCTGTTTACCGGATATTTTGAACCCTTGCTGCGCGGCAGCCGCACCAAAAAACACCCCTATATCCACGCGGTGTACAGAGCACCATCTGTCACGCCCAAGGTAACACGACGTGATGTTGCCAATGGCGCCCTCGATGGACAAAACCTTGAACTGTTGTACACGGATGATGCGGTGGATTTATTTTTTGCGCATGTGCAAGGCAGCGCTGCTGTGCTGCTGCATGATGAGGACTGCGACCGCAGTCCCGCGAGCTTATGCGAGCGAAGCCTTGCGGCGTCTGAGCATATAGTTCGCATAGGGTTTGCCGCCAAATCGGGCCACCCCTATACCGCGATTGGCAAGACGTTGAAGGATATGGGCGCCTTTCAAACATCATCTGGGCCATTGCCCATCACCATGCAATCGATCAAGGCTTGGCTGCGCGCCAACCCCGAACAACAAGTGGACGTGTTTTGTTCCAATGCGTCCTTCATCTTCTTTAAGATGATTGATGGAGCTGGCCCGATTGGCGCAAGCGGCGAAGTGTTAACACCCGAAGCCAGCCTTGCGATTGATGACAGCACCTGGCCCTATGGGCTTGATGTCATTGTGGCTACCACTCATCCAATTGAACAAAACAAGCCTTTTATTCGCAAATTACGCACAGCCGATAAGGGTTCGGCCATTCGTGGCACCATTCGCGGAGATATTTATTTTGGCTCTGGCGATGCCGCTGGAGCGCTCGCTGGCGCGATGAATGCGCAAGGCGAAATGTGGGTATTGTTACCTGATTAA
- a CDS encoding MAPEG family protein, whose product MTTPSLSPELFWLTLTALMTAAMWVPYIARLIIQLGPVQAFTDRFGDTVLSAHWAQRAKRAHYNAVENLVVFATLVLIVNFSGFGNSTSALACQIYFYARAAHYVLYTLGVPFLRTLSFIVGVACQFTLGGILLGYIH is encoded by the coding sequence ATGACAACCCCTTCCCTTTCACCTGAATTGTTCTGGCTTACCCTAACGGCACTGATGACCGCGGCGATGTGGGTTCCCTATATTGCGCGGCTTATCATCCAGCTTGGTCCGGTTCAGGCATTCACGGACCGGTTTGGCGATACCGTATTAAGCGCACATTGGGCGCAGCGCGCGAAACGCGCACATTACAACGCGGTTGAAAATCTGGTGGTATTTGCAACGCTGGTGCTGATTGTGAATTTTTCCGGCTTTGGCAATTCAACCTCTGCACTTGCCTGCCAAATCTATTTCTATGCGCGCGCGGCGCATTACGTGCTTTATACCCTTGGCGTTCCTTTTCTTCGCACGCTTTCCTTCATCGTCGGTGTGGCATGCCAGTTCACGCTTGGCGGAATTCTGCTCGGCTACATCCACTAG
- a CDS encoding Tim44/TimA family putative adaptor protein, translated as METLIYAVIAGILIYRLYTILGQRDGNESNRPSWRAGNPFAQKPTPPSGEKPAQPQASKDDLLALPLATQKVIGLQPPVPGQPFAAEPAQESLAGALFSIQRADPSFDERSFLKGARLAFEIIVRAFAAGERGTLKNLLTPKLYVAFENAISARELQGERWEMKTVIIRDMDLIGAAMDGSYALITVQCVSDQSKMVYDKNGTLLKDPGRELERLTDIWTFKRDTKSTNPNWQLAETKSE; from the coding sequence TTGGAAACCCTGATTTACGCAGTCATCGCAGGCATTTTGATTTACCGGCTCTACACCATTCTTGGTCAGCGCGACGGGAATGAAAGCAACCGCCCGTCATGGCGCGCGGGTAATCCCTTTGCGCAAAAACCCACCCCTCCGTCTGGCGAGAAACCAGCCCAACCGCAAGCCAGCAAGGATGATTTGCTGGCCTTGCCGCTGGCGACGCAAAAAGTTATTGGTCTGCAACCACCCGTTCCCGGCCAGCCCTTTGCCGCAGAGCCCGCGCAGGAATCTTTGGCCGGCGCACTTTTTTCTATTCAGCGCGCCGATCCCAGCTTTGATGAGCGCAGCTTTTTAAAAGGTGCGCGGCTTGCCTTTGAAATTATCGTGCGCGCCTTTGCGGCCGGTGAACGCGGGACCTTGAAGAACCTGCTCACGCCCAAACTGTATGTAGCGTTTGAAAACGCGATTTCAGCGCGCGAATTGCAGGGCGAGCGCTGGGAAATGAAAACCGTCATCATCCGCGATATGGATTTGATTGGCGCCGCGATGGATGGAAGCTATGCGCTCATTACCGTGCAATGCGTCAGCGACCAATCAAAAATGGTCTATGACAAGAACGGGACGCTGCTCAAGGATCCGGGGCGCGAACTTGAACGCCTGACCGATATCTGGACATTCAAACGCGATACCAAATCCACCAATCCCAACTGGCAACTTGCTGAAACCAAATCAGAATAG